One window from the genome of Epinephelus moara isolate mb chromosome 5, YSFRI_EMoa_1.0, whole genome shotgun sequence encodes:
- the LOC126390992 gene encoding tubulin beta-4B chain-like translates to MREIVHLQAGQCGNQIGAKFWEVISDEHGIDPTGTYHGDSDLQLDRINVYYNEASGGKYVPRAILVDLEPGTMDSVRSGPFGQIFRPDNFVFGQSGAGNNWAKGHYTEGAELVDSVLDVVRKEAESCDCLQGFQLTHSLGGGTGSGMGTLLISKIREEYPDRIMNTFSVVPSPKVSDTVVEPYNATLSVHQLVENTDETYCIDNEALYDICFRTLKLTTPTYGDLNHLVSATMSGVTTCLRFPGQLNADLRKLAVNMVPFPRLHFFMPGFAPLTSRGSQQYRALSVPELTQQMFDAKNMMAACDPRHGRYLTVAAVFRGRMSMKEVDEQMLNVQNKNSSYFVEWIPNNVKTAVCDIPPRGLKMAATFIGNSTAIQELFKRISEQFTAMFRRKAFLHWYTGEGMDEMEFTEAESNMNDLVSEYQQYQDATAEEGEFEEEGEEEVA, encoded by the exons ATGCGTGAGATAGTGCACCTGCAGGCCGGGCAGTGCGGGAACCAGATTGGAGCAAAG TTCTGGGAGGTGATCAGTGATGAGCACGGCATCGACCCAACAGGAACCTACCATGGAGacagtgatctgcagctggACAGAATCAATGTCTACTATAATGAGGCTTCAG GTGGGAAGTACGTGCCTAGGGCCATCTTAGTGGATTTGGAGCCAGGCACTATGGACTCTGTCCGCTCCGGCCCTTTCGGACAGATCTTCAGACCTGACAACTTCGTCTTTG GCCAGAGTGGAGCTGGTAACAACTGGGCAAAGGGCCACTACACAGAGGGAGCCGAGCTGGTGGACTCGGTCCTGGACGTGGTGAGGAAGGAGGCTGAGAGCTGCGACTGCCTGCAGGGTTTCCAGCTGACACACTCCCTGGGCGGTGGTACCGGCTCTGGTATGGGAACTCTGCTCATCAGCAAGATCCGTGAGGAGTACCCTGATCGTATCATGAACACCTTCAGCGTGGTGCCTTCTCCTAAG GTGTCAGACACAGTGGTTGAGCCCTACAACGCCACCCTGTCTGTCCACCAGCTGGTTGAGAACACAGATGAGACTTACTGCATCGACAACGAAGCCCTGTATGACATCTGCTTCCGCACCCTCAAACTCACCACACCCACTTATGGAGACCTCAACCATCTGGTCTCTGCCACCATGAGCGGGGTGACAACTTGCCTGCGTTTCCCTGGCCAGCTCAACGCTGACCTCCGCAAACTGGCCGTCAACATGGTGCCCTTCCCTCGTCTGCACTTCTTCATGCCCGGATTTGCCCCTCTCACCAGCAGAGGCAGCCAGCAGTACAGAGCCCTCTCTGTGCCCGAACTCACACAGCAGATGTTCGACGCCAAGAACATGATGGCAGCCTGCGACCCGCGCCACGGCCGCTACCTGACTGTGGCAGCGGTGTTCCGCGGCCGCATGTCCATGAAGGAGGTGGACGAGCAGATGCTCAACGTGCAGAACAAGAACAGCAGCTACTTCGTGGAGTGGATCCCCAACAACGTCAAGACGGCTGTGTGCGACATCCCGCCCCGCGGGCTCAAGATGGCCGCCACCTTCATCGGCAATAGCACGGCCATCCAGGAGCTGTTCAAGCGCATCTCTGAGCAGTTCACCGCCATGTTCCGCCGCAAGGCCTTCCTCCACTGGTACACCGGCGAAGGCATGGATGAGATGGAGTTCACTGAGGCGGAGAGCAACATGAACGACTTGGTGTCCGAGTACCAGCAGTACCAGGATGCCACGGCTGAGGAGGGAGAGtttgaggaggagggagaagaggaggtggCCTAA